The Corvus hawaiiensis isolate bCorHaw1 chromosome 2, bCorHaw1.pri.cur, whole genome shotgun sequence genome includes a window with the following:
- the CLSTN3 gene encoding calsyntenin-3, with the protein MGDPRPRAAVLLPLLCLCAALPGSASNKANKHKPWIEAEYQGIVMENDNTVLLNPPLFALDKDAPLRYAGEICGFRIHGSGVPFEAVILDKATGEGLIRAKEPVDCEAHKEHTFTIQAYDCGEGPDGANTKKSHKATVHVRVNDVNEFAPVFVEKLYRVAVTEGKLYDRILRVEAIDGDCSPQYSQICYYEILTPNIPFLIDNDGNIENTEKLQYSADRVYKFTVTAYDCGKKRASDDAEVEIQVKPTCKPSWQGWNKRIEYTPGAGSLALFPTIHLETCDEPLWNIQATVELQTNHVAKGCDRDNYSEKSLRKLCGAASGEIDLLPVPSPTANWTARLSVHYSQDSSLIYWFNGSQAAQVPLVNGPNGHEGLSDHFTLSVWMKHAVVPGKGRREEETVICSTVQSEDGYSHYSLAVHGCRISFLYWPLLESARPVKFLWKLEQVCDDEWHHYALNLEFPTVTLYVDGVSYDPALIHDNGLIHPPRPEPSIMIGACWTEEKNREKIKGSENSTDSVQGDPLSIHHYFHGYLAGFTVRPGSLESREVIECLYACREGLDYSDFDSLGKGMKVHVNPSQSLLTLEGDDVETFNHAIQHVAYMNSLRFATPGVRPLRLTTAVKCFSEESCVSIPDVEGYVVVLQPDAPQILLSGNAHFAHPASDFEAPEGIPLFPNLQITCSISHQVEAKKDENWHGTVTDTRMSDEIVHNLDGCEISLVGDDLDPEREYLLLDGALLQQRGLELVNTSAYLTITGVESIAVYEEILRQVSYHINHGAALYERKFHLSCTEMNGRYSSNEFTVEVNVLHSMNRAAHPSHILSSQQFVHRGHHLPAELSGHSLASTHNSPMVPSAATVIIVVCVGFLALMVILGILRIHSLHRRGVGQEVPGAAESGHTSTAGKESDMFWDDSALTIIVNPMESYQSCQERAAGSVEGRAGEGMEDDEDSTDSETPDSPDSSDMNDRHIIGKSDVSHRY; encoded by the exons atGGGCGACCctcggccccgcgccgccgtccttctccctctgctctgcctctgcgCTGCGCTGCCCGGCAGCGCCTCCAACAAAG CAAACAAGCACAAGCCATGGATTGAAGCCGAGTATCAGGGCATTGTCATGGAGAATGACAACACTGTCCTGCTCAACCCGCCGCTGTTCGCCCTGGACAAAGATGCCCCACTGCGCTATGCAG GTGAAATCTGTGGCTTCAGGATCCATGGGTCAGGGGTACCTTTTGAAGCTGTGATCCTGGACAAAGCTACAGGAGAGGGGCTGATCCGGGCCAAGGAGCCAGTGGATTGTGAAGCACATAAGGAGCACACATTCACCATCCAGGCCTATGACTGTGGAGAGGGACCTGATGGAGCAAATACCAAAAAATCACACAA GGCCACAGTGCACGTTCGAGTAAACGATGTGAATGAGTTTGCTCCCGTCTTTGTGGAAAAGCTGTATCGCGTGGCAGTGACGGAGGGAAAGCTGTATGACCGCATCTTGCGGGTGGAGGCCATCGATGGGGACTGCTCCCCGCAGTACAGCCAGATCTGCTACTATGAGATCCTGACCCCCAATATTCCCTTTCTCATTGACAATGACG GGAACATTGAGAACACGGAGAAGCTGCAGTACAGTGCAGATCGGGTCTACAAATTCACAGTGACAGCCTATGACTGTGGGAAGAAGAGGGCATCTGATGATGCTGAAGTGGAAATCCAGGTGAAACCCACGTGCAAGCCCAGCTGGCAGG GCTGGAACAAAAGGATTGAGTACACCCCTGGTGCAGGCAGCCTCGCGCTCTTCCCCACCATTCACCTGGAGACCTGTGATGAGCCACTGTGGAATATCCAGGCCACGGTGGAGCTGCAGACAAACCACGTGGCCAAGGGCTGTGACCGGGATAACTACTCCGAGAAGTCACTGCGCAAACTCTGTG GCGCTGCCTCAGGAGAGATTGACCTGCTGCCAGTGCCTAGCCCCACAGCAAACTGGACGGCGCGGCTCTCGGTGCActacagccaggacagcagcctCATCTACTGGTTCAATGGCAGCCAGGCTGCCCAGGTGCCTCTGGTGAATGGACCAAATGGCCACGAGGGGCTGAGTGACCACTTCACCCTGTCAGTGTGGATGAAGCATGCCGTGGTGCCTGGCAAAGGCAGGCGGGAAGAGGAGACGGTGATCTGCAGTACAGTGCAGAGTG AGGATGGCTACTCGCACTACTCTCTGGCTGTGCATGGCTGCCGGATTTCTTTCCTCTACTGGCCATTGTTGGAAAGTGCAAGGCCTGTGAAATTCCTCTGGAAGCTTGAGCAG GTCTGTGATGATGAGTGGCACCATTATGCCCTCAACCTGGAGTTCCCCACGGTCACGCTTTACGTGGATGGCGTCTCCTACGACCCTGCCCTGATCCACGACAACGGCCTCATCCACCCCCCACGGCCGGAGCCCTCGATCATGATCGGGGCCTGCTGGACTG aggagaaaaacagagagaaaatcaaaGGAAGTGAGAACTCCACCGATTCTGTGCAAG GAGATCCTCTGTCGATACACCACTACTTCCATGGTTACTTGGCTGGCTTCACTGTGCGCCCTGGTAGCTTGGAGAGCCGGGAGGTTATTGAATGCCTGTATGCCTGCCGTGAGGGGCTTGATTACAGTGACTTCGACAGTCTGGGCAAAGGGATGAAG GTTCATGTGAACCCCTCTCAGTCCCTGCTCACCTTGGAGGGTGATGACGTGGAAACCTTCAACCATGCAATCCAGCACGTGGCTTACATGAATTCACTGCGCTTTGCTACCCCCGGTGTCCGGCCACTCAGGCTCACCACTGCTGTCAA GTGTTTCAGTGAGGAGTCCTGTGTCTCCATTCCTGATGTGGAAGGCTACGTTGTGGTGCTAcagcctgatgccccccagatCCTGCTGAGTGGCAATGCCCACTTTGCTCATCCTGCGTCAGACTTTGAGGCTCCGGAAGGAATTCCCCTGTTCCCCAACCTCCAGATCACCTGCTCTATTTCTCACCAGGTGGAGGCCAAAAAGGATGAGAACTGGCACGGTACTG TGACAGACACACGAATGTCAGATGAGATTGTGCACAACCTGGATGGCTGCGAGATCTCATTGGTAGGAGACGACTTGGACCCAGAGAGGGAGTACCTGCTCCTGGATggggcactgctgcagcagcggGGCCTGGAGCTCGTTAACACCTCTGCCTACCTGACCATCACAG GCGTGGAGAGCATTGCAGTTTACGAGGAGATCCTCCGCCAGGTCTCCTACCACATCAACCACGGTGCTGCCCTCTATGAAAGGAAGTTTCACCTGTCCTGCACGGAGATGAACGGACGCTACTCCAGCAATGAGTTTACTGTCGAG GTGAATGTTCTCCACAGCATGAACCGAGCCGCTCATCCCAGCCATATTCTGAGCTCCCAGCAGTTCGTGCACCGAGGCCATCATTTACCCGCAGAGCTGTCTGGGCACAGTTTGGCAAGCACCCACAACAGCCCAA TGGTCCCCAGTGCTGCCACTGTCATCATCGTGGTGTGTGTGGGCTTCCTGGCACTTATGGTGATCCTCGGCATCCTGCGCATCCACTCCCTGCACCGGCGGGGAGTGGGGCAAGAGGTCCCTGGGGCTGCCGAGTCGGGGCacaccagcactgcaggcaAAGAGAGCGACATGTTCTGGGACGACTCGGCCCTCACCATCATCGTCAACCCCATGGAG TCCTACCAGAGCTGTcaggagagggcagcaggaagtgtggagggcagagctggcgAGGGCATGGAGGATGATGAGGACAGCACCGACTCGGAGACACCCGACTCCCCGGACAGCAGTGACATGAATGACCGGCACATCATTGGCAAAAGTGACGTCTCTCACCGCTACTAG